In one window of Micromonospora cathayae DNA:
- a CDS encoding fucose isomerase — MTYAMPAPVSRPEAEPRTAYLIASGDLRPAANRAGWPTQVAMEAAVAGVFAEFGWTLRRVHPYDPEAGHGFISSQRMGLEVFRNIPVEAPLVVAEAVWQYSHHVLAGLRTHRGPILTVANFAGDWPGLVGLLGLNAGMAKMGVAYSTVWSVDFTDAWFRAGIRSWIETGSIDHDTGHVRPLPALPATAEVDLGRALAGQLLADKAIIGVFDEGCMGMYNAIIDDELLNGIGIYKERLSQSALWAEMQTVADTEADAIGEWLTARGMTFRLGTDEATELTPAQLRWQYKMYVAALRISDDFGLDAVGIQYQQGLKDLSPASDLVEGLLNNVDRPPVTSRDGSRVLWEGQALPHFNEVDEGVAVDALVTNRIWTAMGLDPATTLHDVRWGERYGDEFVWVWEISGSVPPSHLDGGYAGAEGWRQDPVYFPLGGSTIKGVSRPGDVVWSRVFVEGGRLHVDLGRATAVALPAEETLRRSTATTPAWPIMHAVLHGISRDQFMARHRANHLNVAYAPDAETADRALLAKAALFDALGVTVHLCGEVRIRAGADQGNAAASYPGDGGDGQP, encoded by the coding sequence ATGACGTACGCGATGCCCGCTCCCGTGTCCCGTCCCGAGGCCGAACCCCGCACGGCCTACCTGATCGCCAGCGGTGACCTGCGGCCGGCCGCCAACCGGGCGGGCTGGCCGACCCAGGTCGCGATGGAGGCGGCCGTCGCCGGGGTGTTCGCCGAGTTCGGCTGGACGCTGCGGCGCGTCCACCCCTACGACCCGGAGGCGGGTCACGGCTTCATCTCCAGCCAGCGCATGGGCCTGGAGGTGTTCCGGAACATCCCGGTGGAGGCCCCGCTCGTCGTGGCCGAGGCGGTCTGGCAGTACAGCCACCACGTGCTGGCCGGGCTGCGTACCCACCGGGGCCCGATCCTGACCGTCGCCAACTTCGCCGGGGACTGGCCGGGTCTGGTCGGGCTGCTCGGCCTCAACGCCGGGATGGCGAAGATGGGCGTGGCCTACTCGACGGTGTGGAGCGTCGACTTCACCGACGCCTGGTTCCGGGCCGGGATCAGGAGCTGGATCGAGACCGGCAGCATCGACCACGACACCGGCCACGTACGCCCGCTGCCCGCCCTGCCCGCCACCGCCGAGGTGGACCTGGGTCGGGCGCTGGCCGGGCAGCTCCTCGCCGACAAGGCCATCATCGGCGTCTTCGACGAGGGCTGCATGGGCATGTACAACGCGATCATCGACGACGAACTGCTCAACGGGATCGGCATCTACAAGGAACGGCTCTCGCAGAGCGCCCTGTGGGCCGAGATGCAGACGGTCGCCGACACCGAGGCCGACGCGATCGGCGAGTGGCTGACCGCCCGGGGCATGACGTTCCGGCTCGGCACCGACGAGGCCACCGAACTCACCCCGGCCCAGCTGCGCTGGCAGTACAAGATGTACGTCGCGGCGCTGCGGATCAGCGACGACTTCGGCCTCGACGCGGTGGGCATCCAGTACCAGCAGGGGCTCAAGGATCTGTCGCCCGCGTCCGACCTGGTGGAGGGGCTGCTCAACAACGTCGACCGGCCACCGGTGACGTCCCGCGACGGCTCCCGGGTGCTCTGGGAGGGGCAGGCGTTGCCGCACTTCAACGAGGTGGACGAGGGGGTCGCGGTGGACGCCCTGGTGACCAACCGGATCTGGACCGCGATGGGTCTCGACCCGGCCACCACCCTCCACGACGTGCGCTGGGGCGAGCGGTACGGGGACGAGTTCGTCTGGGTGTGGGAGATCTCCGGTTCGGTCCCGCCGTCCCACCTCGACGGGGGCTACGCCGGCGCCGAGGGCTGGCGGCAGGACCCGGTCTACTTCCCGCTGGGCGGCTCCACCATCAAGGGTGTCTCCAGGCCGGGGGACGTGGTCTGGAGCCGGGTCTTCGTCGAGGGCGGTCGGCTGCACGTGGACCTGGGCCGGGCCACCGCCGTCGCCCTGCCCGCCGAGGAGACCCTACGCCGCTCGACGGCGACCACCCCCGCCTGGCCGATCATGCACGCGGTGCTGCACGGGATCAGCCGCGACCAGTTCATGGCCCGGCACCGGGCGAACCATCTCAACGTCGCGTACGCCCCCGACGCCGAGACCGCCGACCGTGCGCTGCTGGCCAAGGCGGCGCTCTTCGACGCCCTGGGCGTCACCGTGCACCTGTGCGGCGAGGTACGGATCCGGGCGGGCGCGGACCAGGGCAATGCTGCCGCGTCGTACCCGGGCGACGGGGGTGACGGCCAGCCCTGA
- a CDS encoding FGGY-family carbohydrate kinase, producing MSLFLGVDIGTSSSKGVLVDADGRVLATAVRPHDVDRPFPGHVEMDGELWWDEFVSIATELTDGRQVTAVGVSGMGPCVLLTDGAGRPLRPAILYGVDTRATAQIAALTDTLGGAERIRARCGSALSTQAVGPKLAWIAEHEPAVWARARRLFMPASWLAYRLTGGYVLDHHSASQCTPLFDTHDLSWYAPWADRLAPDLELPRLGWPADIAGTTTRAVAGIPAGTPVVTGTIDAWAEAVSADAQNPGDLMLMYGTTMFLVATTDHPTTAPAMWGTVGAFPGTRNLAGGMATSGAITGWLRELSGSPSYESLLAAAAASGPGARGLLVLPYFAGERTPIMDPDARGVVAGLTLDHTPGDLYRAVLEATALGVRHNVDVLRAAGVEIRRVVAVGGGTRGGLWTQIVSDVTGLAQVVPTVTIGASYGAAYLAAYALTGASITRWNPPSTVVEPDPLVRADHDELYRLYRDLYPATRPVAHALARRQRRRASPAS from the coding sequence ATGAGCCTCTTCCTGGGCGTGGACATCGGCACCTCGAGCAGCAAGGGCGTCCTCGTCGACGCCGACGGCCGGGTGCTCGCCACCGCGGTACGCCCGCACGACGTGGACCGGCCGTTCCCGGGGCACGTCGAGATGGACGGTGAGCTGTGGTGGGACGAGTTCGTCTCGATCGCCACCGAGCTGACCGACGGACGACAGGTCACCGCGGTCGGCGTCAGCGGCATGGGGCCGTGCGTGCTGCTGACCGACGGGGCGGGGCGGCCACTGCGCCCCGCGATCCTCTACGGCGTCGACACCCGGGCCACCGCGCAGATCGCCGCGCTGACCGACACCCTCGGCGGTGCCGAACGGATCCGGGCCCGCTGCGGGTCGGCGCTGTCCACGCAGGCGGTGGGACCGAAACTCGCCTGGATCGCCGAGCACGAGCCGGCGGTGTGGGCGCGGGCCCGCCGGCTGTTCATGCCCGCCTCGTGGCTGGCGTACCGGCTGACCGGCGGGTACGTGCTGGACCACCACTCCGCGAGCCAGTGCACGCCGCTGTTCGACACCCACGACCTGAGCTGGTACGCCCCGTGGGCCGACCGGCTCGCCCCCGACCTGGAACTGCCCCGCCTGGGATGGCCCGCCGACATCGCCGGCACCACCACCCGGGCCGTCGCCGGGATCCCCGCCGGCACGCCGGTCGTCACCGGCACCATCGACGCGTGGGCCGAGGCGGTCAGCGCCGACGCGCAGAACCCCGGCGACCTCATGCTCATGTACGGCACCACGATGTTCCTCGTCGCCACCACCGACCACCCGACCACCGCACCGGCCATGTGGGGGACCGTCGGCGCCTTCCCCGGCACCCGGAACCTCGCCGGGGGAATGGCCACCTCGGGCGCGATCACCGGCTGGCTGCGGGAGCTGTCCGGCAGCCCCTCCTACGAGTCGCTGCTCGCGGCGGCGGCCGCCTCCGGCCCCGGTGCGCGGGGACTGCTGGTGCTGCCGTATTTCGCCGGTGAGCGCACCCCGATCATGGATCCCGACGCCCGTGGCGTCGTCGCCGGGCTGACCCTCGACCACACGCCCGGCGACCTCTACCGGGCCGTGCTGGAGGCGACGGCGCTGGGCGTACGGCACAACGTCGACGTCCTGCGCGCGGCCGGGGTGGAGATCCGCCGGGTCGTCGCCGTCGGCGGCGGTACCCGGGGCGGCCTGTGGACGCAGATCGTCAGCGACGTCACCGGACTGGCCCAGGTGGTGCCGACCGTCACCATCGGGGCCAGCTACGGTGCCGCCTACCTGGCGGCGTACGCGCTCACCGGGGCGTCGATCACGAGGTGGAACCCGCCGTCGACGGTGGTCGAGCCCGACCCGCTGGTACGCGCGGACCACGACGAGCTCTACCGGCTCTACCGCGACCTGTATCCGGCCACCCGACCGGTCGCCCACGCCCTCGCCCGCCGGCAGCGGCGACGGGCATCCCCCGCATCCTGA
- a CDS encoding alpha-amylase family protein translates to MTANPLDPITGPDRSWWSTSRRRIFYDAHTPDWTDEHQRGAVPVAYPVLSETDPDRDLELIARSGADSVVLFAKCQYGNAYYPTRIGRQHGALAGRDLFGAQLRAAHRHGLRVIAYYSNMWDVTAAGEHPEWNLRPLPARGATGRWPALCLRSGYRRHALDQVREIARGYPVDGLWSDILTAGPCVCPRCEAAFRSAYGRDMPMDRADEGWLDLVRFSQDTLRTYLAEQREVLRAERPDAALVPNFYATTFVDAVIGLTADHLALADIGSSEGYTDWHGLGFPSFAARYVRAAVADRPAEVLVSRFVHTWDFTLRSVAQLRFEAFTVAAHGLTVTVDDQPAPSGAPQAEVYQRLAPVFARIAERTPWLHDTTPYPYAALWTGQAARELDSLLGTTESPSVGEQSAQFPPGDRRPGPSDLAAAVAGTYRALVESHLPVAFLDERPERLAGLGAYRVLVLADVLSLGAAEVAAIDGFVRAGGGLVVTGPVGVRDGHGRERATSALAGLLGVDFGRPGDMSYPYLRLADPELGDQPLVPHYGPIAELTGLRAGARVLAWRTDPVLETDKTTFWHNNLPGPGAHTDLPVIIERQVGAGRVVVSAARLGNNHARLGHWTYRRMLDVLVRRVGGEPPVTVDGGHRATELVLARRGRELIVHLVTGAPVTRLDLPGAQQPAAIEDVASVAALDLRLPPDTVSAVRVVGGRTVPLPVRAGGTVRLRDLDDWETVVVRRGPAS, encoded by the coding sequence GTGACTGCCAACCCCCTCGACCCGATCACCGGACCCGACCGGAGTTGGTGGTCCACCTCGCGCCGTCGGATCTTCTACGACGCGCACACCCCAGACTGGACCGACGAGCACCAGCGCGGCGCGGTGCCGGTGGCGTACCCCGTACTGAGCGAGACCGACCCGGACCGCGACCTGGAGCTGATCGCCCGGTCCGGCGCCGACTCGGTGGTGCTCTTCGCCAAGTGCCAGTACGGCAACGCCTACTACCCGACCCGGATCGGCCGCCAGCACGGGGCACTCGCCGGCCGGGACCTCTTCGGCGCGCAGCTGCGCGCGGCACACCGCCACGGGCTACGCGTCATCGCCTACTACTCGAACATGTGGGACGTGACCGCCGCGGGCGAACACCCGGAGTGGAACCTGCGGCCCCTGCCCGCCCGGGGCGCCACCGGCCGCTGGCCCGCCCTCTGCCTGCGCAGCGGCTACCGCCGGCACGCCCTCGACCAGGTCCGCGAGATCGCCCGCGGCTACCCGGTCGACGGACTGTGGAGCGACATCCTGACCGCCGGCCCGTGCGTCTGCCCACGCTGCGAGGCCGCCTTCCGGTCGGCGTACGGGCGGGACATGCCGATGGACCGCGCCGACGAGGGATGGCTCGACCTCGTGCGCTTCTCCCAGGACACCCTGCGGACCTACCTGGCCGAGCAGCGGGAGGTGCTGCGCGCCGAACGACCGGACGCCGCCCTCGTGCCCAACTTCTACGCGACGACCTTCGTCGACGCGGTCATCGGCCTCACCGCCGACCACCTCGCGCTGGCCGACATCGGATCCAGCGAGGGCTACACCGACTGGCACGGCCTCGGCTTCCCCAGCTTCGCGGCCCGCTACGTCCGCGCCGCCGTCGCCGACCGCCCGGCCGAGGTCCTGGTCAGCCGCTTCGTCCACACCTGGGATTTCACCCTGCGCTCCGTCGCCCAACTGCGCTTCGAGGCGTTCACCGTCGCCGCGCACGGCCTCACCGTCACCGTCGACGACCAACCCGCCCCCAGCGGAGCGCCACAGGCCGAGGTCTACCAGCGGCTCGCGCCGGTGTTCGCGCGGATCGCCGAGCGGACACCCTGGCTGCACGACACCACCCCGTACCCCTACGCGGCGCTGTGGACCGGCCAGGCGGCCCGCGAACTCGACAGCCTCCTCGGCACCACCGAGAGCCCCAGCGTGGGAGAACAGTCCGCGCAGTTCCCGCCCGGCGACCGGCGACCCGGCCCCAGCGACCTCGCCGCCGCCGTCGCCGGAACCTACCGGGCGCTGGTCGAGTCGCACCTGCCCGTGGCGTTCCTGGACGAGCGGCCGGAACGGCTGGCGGGACTCGGCGCGTACCGGGTGCTGGTGCTGGCCGACGTCCTGTCGCTGGGCGCCGCCGAGGTGGCCGCCATCGACGGGTTCGTCCGCGCCGGAGGCGGGCTCGTCGTCACCGGTCCCGTCGGCGTACGCGACGGGCACGGCCGGGAACGGGCCACCTCCGCGCTCGCCGGACTGCTCGGGGTCGACTTCGGCCGACCGGGCGACATGTCCTACCCCTACCTGCGGCTGGCCGACCCCGAACTCGGCGACCAGCCGCTCGTGCCGCACTACGGCCCGATCGCGGAACTGACCGGCCTCCGCGCCGGCGCGCGGGTGCTCGCCTGGCGCACCGACCCCGTGCTGGAGACCGACAAGACCACGTTCTGGCACAACAACCTCCCCGGCCCCGGCGCGCACACCGACCTCCCGGTGATCATCGAACGTCAGGTCGGCGCCGGGCGGGTCGTCGTCTCCGCCGCGCGGCTGGGCAACAACCATGCCCGGCTCGGGCACTGGACGTACCGCCGGATGCTCGACGTGCTGGTCCGCCGGGTCGGCGGCGAGCCGCCGGTGACCGTCGACGGCGGGCACCGGGCCACCGAGCTGGTGCTCGCCCGGCGCGGCCGGGAACTGATCGTGCACCTGGTGACGGGCGCACCGGTGACCCGCCTGGACCTGCCCGGCGCGCAGCAACCCGCGGCGATCGAGGACGTGGCATCGGTGGCCGCGCTCGATCTGCGGCTGCCGCCGGACACGGTCTCGGCGGTACGGGTGGTGGGCGGGCGGACCGTGCCGCTGCCGGTGCGGGCCGGCGGCACGGTACGCCTGCGTGACCTGGACGACTGGGAGACCGTCGTGGTGCGGCGCGGGCCGGCGTCATGA
- a CDS encoding LacI family DNA-binding transcriptional regulator yields MATIYEVAALAKVSPATVSRVFNGLAVSEDKSARVREAAAKLKFTPNKTARRLRRQISEVIALLIPDIENPFFTALARGVEDRAQQAGFSVVLCNTDDDPAKERKYLQIAASEHMAGVILSPTSDEVDLGAIAQLGRPVVAVDRTTPYPVDAVKIDNFAAGETATTAMFDRGYRRVACVAGPVGIEATEDRLLGWRHVVAARGGDTDPDLLRHANFRVDGGRAAMQALLRLDRRPEAIVATNNLMAVGALQVLAEEGISTEGFGVAVVGDLPFTTLAPAAVAQVPLPARHLGGTAMSMLIERIADDRQPIRTVVLRAGLQPVPTPRV; encoded by the coding sequence ATGGCCACCATCTACGAGGTAGCGGCGCTCGCGAAGGTCTCTCCGGCGACGGTCTCGCGGGTCTTCAACGGACTCGCGGTGTCGGAGGACAAGTCCGCCCGGGTCCGCGAGGCGGCGGCCAAGCTGAAGTTCACCCCGAACAAGACGGCCCGGCGGTTGCGCAGGCAGATCTCCGAGGTCATCGCCCTGCTCATTCCGGACATCGAGAACCCGTTCTTCACGGCCCTCGCCCGGGGGGTGGAGGACCGCGCGCAACAGGCCGGGTTCTCGGTGGTGCTGTGCAACACCGACGACGACCCGGCCAAGGAACGCAAGTACCTGCAGATCGCGGCGTCGGAGCACATGGCGGGGGTCATCCTGTCGCCCACCTCGGACGAGGTGGACCTGGGCGCGATCGCGCAGCTCGGCCGGCCGGTGGTCGCGGTGGACCGGACGACGCCCTATCCGGTCGACGCCGTGAAGATCGACAACTTCGCGGCGGGGGAGACCGCCACGACCGCCATGTTCGACCGGGGGTACCGCCGGGTGGCCTGCGTCGCCGGCCCGGTCGGCATCGAGGCCACCGAGGACCGCCTGCTCGGTTGGCGGCACGTGGTGGCCGCCCGGGGCGGTGACACCGACCCTGACCTGTTGCGGCACGCGAACTTCCGGGTGGACGGCGGCCGGGCGGCGATGCAGGCGCTGCTGCGGCTGGACCGGCGGCCCGAGGCGATCGTGGCGACCAACAACCTGATGGCGGTGGGCGCGTTGCAGGTGCTCGCCGAGGAGGGCATCTCCACCGAGGGCTTCGGCGTCGCCGTCGTGGGTGACCTGCCGTTCACCACCCTGGCGCCGGCCGCGGTGGCGCAGGTCCCGTTGCCCGCGCGGCACCTGGGCGGGACGGCCATGTCGATGCTCATCGAGCGCATCGCGGACGACCGGCAGCCGATCCGCACCGTGGTGCTGCGGGCCGGGCTTCAGCCGGTCCCTACGCCGCGCGTGTAA
- the deoC gene encoding deoxyribose-phosphate aldolase has protein sequence MTTDLAPYIQHTLIDIGTDAEEMARHWGQAVEYGFDAAMVAAIWVPDARAALAGTGVKVASALDFPFGATTTEGKVAEARALARAGVDEIDIGVHIGYLRSGRYREYRDDIAAVVRAVDVPIKVMLELPRLSERERDVAVDLAVEAGVAWVKNASSGAAGVATPADIAYLRARVPAGIRVKASGGITSAGQVRELLDAGADLVGTSAGLSIIGVESRPGVSY, from the coding sequence ATGACCACAGACCTGGCCCCTTACATCCAGCACACACTGATCGACATCGGCACCGACGCCGAGGAGATGGCCCGCCACTGGGGGCAGGCCGTCGAGTACGGCTTCGACGCGGCGATGGTCGCGGCGATCTGGGTGCCGGACGCCCGCGCCGCCCTCGCCGGGACCGGCGTGAAGGTGGCGTCGGCGCTGGACTTCCCCTTCGGGGCGACGACGACCGAGGGGAAGGTTGCCGAGGCGCGTGCCCTGGCGCGGGCCGGCGTCGACGAGATCGACATCGGGGTGCACATCGGCTATCTGCGCAGTGGCCGGTACCGGGAGTACCGCGACGACATCGCCGCCGTGGTCCGCGCCGTGGACGTGCCGATCAAGGTGATGCTGGAGCTGCCCCGGCTGTCGGAGCGGGAGCGGGACGTCGCGGTGGACCTGGCCGTCGAGGCCGGGGTCGCCTGGGTCAAGAACGCCAGCAGCGGTGCGGCGGGCGTGGCGACACCGGCCGACATCGCGTACCTGCGTGCCCGGGTGCCCGCCGGGATCAGGGTGAAGGCGTCGGGGGGCATCACCAGCGCCGGTCAGGTACGTGAACTGCTGGACGCGGGCGCCGACCTGGTCGGTACCAGCGCGGGGCTGTCGATCATCGGGGTCGAGAGCCGACCGGGGGTGTCGTATTGA
- a CDS encoding SUMF1/EgtB/PvdO family nonheme iron enzyme yields the protein MIPDLPPMPSDPADRERWHRDLRAWRADARRAVGYDGARYTSPALAWAARSFVCGVVMLWDEDFYDAATGRFTVEEYLATARAEFGGFDAVVLWHAYPRIGVDDRNQFDFYRQVPGGLAGLRSVVDRCRALGVRVILDYNPWDTGTRAEPAGELDALAELVREVGADGVFLDTLGEAATGLRERLGDAVVLQSEHVVPLERVFDHQISWVQWPPETPGPHLLRNKWFEPRQMQHLVRRWHRDHTGELHLAWLNGAGVVVWENVFGSWNPWRETDRAMLRAMRTVWRGWGRLFATGEWTPFVATARDGVYASRWQAPGVRLWTIVNATDEAVHGTLVPERLADGEHGVELLTGAPWPDGMLAGTIPARGIAAFLAGSAPDAGDRVRFPGVERDLDVRYRLRESGTYGPAPLVDVAFPELHQVVTETRRVSLTAYAIDAAPVTNDQYRRFLDASGYRPASPENFLRHWPSLDGPAPEQGPEPVVHVDPEDAAAYAAFHGARLPTEAEWQHALESGRAGHGRVRVWEWTGDHSSDGHTRSCVIKGGADFEAEGSEWYADGGLRPPQWTTKFVLSWPALDRCATVGFRCAVDLPGESP from the coding sequence ATGATCCCCGACCTGCCACCGATGCCCTCGGATCCCGCCGACCGGGAACGCTGGCACCGGGACCTGCGCGCCTGGCGCGCGGACGCCCGGCGAGCGGTCGGCTACGACGGTGCCCGCTACACCAGCCCCGCCCTCGCCTGGGCCGCCCGGTCCTTCGTCTGCGGCGTCGTCATGCTCTGGGACGAGGACTTCTACGACGCCGCCACCGGGCGGTTCACCGTCGAGGAGTACCTCGCCACGGCACGCGCCGAGTTCGGCGGCTTCGACGCGGTCGTGCTCTGGCACGCGTACCCGCGCATCGGCGTCGACGACCGCAACCAGTTCGACTTCTACCGGCAGGTGCCCGGTGGGCTGGCGGGTCTCCGGTCGGTGGTGGACCGGTGCCGGGCACTCGGGGTGCGGGTGATCCTCGACTACAACCCGTGGGACACCGGTACCCGCGCCGAGCCGGCCGGCGAGCTGGACGCGCTGGCCGAGCTGGTCCGCGAGGTCGGCGCGGACGGGGTCTTCCTGGACACGCTGGGCGAGGCGGCGACGGGGCTGCGGGAACGGCTGGGTGACGCGGTGGTGTTGCAGTCGGAGCACGTGGTGCCGCTGGAGCGGGTGTTCGACCACCAGATCTCGTGGGTGCAGTGGCCGCCGGAGACACCCGGGCCGCACCTGCTCCGCAACAAGTGGTTCGAGCCGCGCCAGATGCAGCACCTGGTACGCCGCTGGCACCGCGACCACACCGGCGAGCTGCATCTGGCCTGGCTCAACGGCGCGGGTGTCGTGGTGTGGGAGAACGTCTTCGGCTCGTGGAATCCGTGGCGGGAGACGGACCGGGCGATGCTGCGCGCGATGCGTACGGTCTGGCGCGGCTGGGGCCGGCTGTTCGCCACGGGGGAGTGGACGCCGTTCGTGGCGACCGCCCGGGACGGCGTGTACGCCAGCCGCTGGCAGGCACCGGGTGTCCGGCTCTGGACGATCGTGAACGCCACCGACGAGGCGGTCCACGGAACGCTGGTTCCCGAGCGGCTGGCCGATGGCGAACACGGCGTCGAGCTGCTGACCGGGGCGCCCTGGCCGGACGGGATGCTCGCCGGCACGATCCCGGCCCGGGGCATCGCCGCCTTCCTCGCCGGGTCGGCCCCCGACGCCGGGGACCGGGTGCGTTTCCCCGGTGTCGAACGGGATCTCGACGTGCGCTACCGGCTGCGCGAGTCGGGCACCTACGGTCCGGCGCCGCTGGTCGACGTGGCCTTTCCCGAGCTGCACCAGGTCGTCACGGAGACCCGGCGGGTGAGCCTGACGGCGTACGCCATCGACGCCGCGCCGGTGACCAACGACCAGTACCGGCGTTTCCTCGACGCCTCCGGTTACCGACCGGCCTCGCCGGAGAACTTCCTGCGGCACTGGCCGTCGCTGGACGGTCCGGCGCCGGAGCAGGGCCCCGAACCGGTGGTCCACGTGGACCCGGAGGACGCCGCCGCCTACGCCGCGTTCCACGGCGCCCGGCTGCCGACCGAGGCCGAGTGGCAGCACGCCCTGGAGTCGGGGCGGGCCGGTCACGGCCGGGTACGGGTCTGGGAGTGGACCGGCGACCACTCCTCGGACGGACACACCCGCTCCTGCGTCATCAAGGGCGGTGCCGACTTCGAGGCCGAGGGCTCGGAGTGGTACGCCGACGGCGGCCTCCGGCCACCGCAGTGGACGACCAAGTTCGTGCTCTCCTGGCCCGCCCTCGACCGGTGCGCGACGGTCGGATTCCGTTGCGCCGTAGACCTTCCCGGAGAATCACCATGA
- a CDS encoding ribokinase: MTGRVAVAGGYGTGITIATSAVPGPGETLLAGEARISPGGKGSNQAVAASRLGVEVTLFTAVGDDSFAERAWRLWADEKIDTTAVRTKAGPTMLGVILVDPSGDNRIVVAPGALAALDTADVAPFAARLAGADLCVVSLEIPAEVAAAVLAAAHAAGVRTLLNPAPPAPLPAEVLRRVSILTPNRPEACALTGSPADTPAGVLADRLRDRCDGTIVITLGPEGALVDDGTERYRVPAPAPVRVRDTTGAGDAFTGALAAAVASGVPVREAVRLAVSAGTFSVATAEVVPSLAHRADLPLARLLEGTG, from the coding sequence GTGACGGGCCGGGTAGCGGTCGCCGGCGGGTACGGCACCGGCATCACCATCGCCACCTCCGCCGTTCCCGGGCCGGGCGAGACGCTGCTGGCCGGCGAGGCGCGCATCAGCCCCGGCGGCAAGGGCTCCAACCAGGCCGTCGCCGCGAGCCGCCTGGGCGTCGAGGTCACCCTCTTCACCGCGGTGGGCGACGACTCCTTCGCGGAGCGCGCCTGGCGGCTGTGGGCCGACGAGAAGATCGACACCACGGCGGTACGCACCAAGGCCGGCCCGACGATGCTCGGTGTGATCCTCGTCGACCCCTCGGGCGACAACCGGATCGTGGTGGCGCCCGGGGCACTGGCGGCCCTCGACACCGCCGACGTCGCGCCGTTCGCGGCCCGGCTCGCCGGGGCGGACCTCTGCGTGGTGTCGCTCGAGATCCCCGCCGAGGTGGCGGCCGCGGTGCTGGCGGCGGCCCACGCGGCCGGGGTGCGGACGCTGCTGAACCCGGCCCCGCCGGCCCCGCTGCCGGCGGAGGTCCTGCGGCGGGTGTCGATCCTGACACCCAACCGGCCGGAGGCGTGCGCGCTGACCGGCAGCCCCGCCGACACCCCCGCCGGGGTGCTCGCCGACCGGCTGCGGGACCGGTGCGACGGCACCATCGTGATCACCCTCGGCCCGGAGGGGGCGCTCGTGGACGACGGGACCGAACGGTACCGGGTGCCGGCCCCCGCCCCGGTCCGGGTCCGGGACACCACCGGCGCGGGGGACGCCTTCACCGGGGCGCTCGCGGCGGCGGTGGCGTCCGGCGTACCGGTCCGGGAGGCGGTGCGGCTCGCCGTCTCGGCGGGCACCTTCAGCGTGGCCACGGCCGAGGTCGTCCCGTCGCTCGCCCACCGCGCCGACCTGCCGCTGGCCCGACTGCTGGAGGGAACCGGATGA
- a CDS encoding carbohydrate ABC transporter permease, translating to MRHRSRKRLGHRLVILVGVVFFVGLTLYPLAYMLSGSLKELGEIYGGFATLLPRDPTLDNYRQLLFNNTLDQTNFLVNARNSATVAAMTIAMTMAVSVPAAYVLARQHNAVVTVVRGWVRVAQVVGGIVVIIPLYLILRQLDLIDTLLAVSLAQTIPASAFSIWMLVAFIRQVPHETEEAARIDGAGEWRILRHVIVPLTRPGMVSVVLVVFLMSWNDFLNPLILLSDPSRYTVTVALYTFIGQVGQISWGQLLGFGLLSCVPALLVIIFAERHIVRGLLGGAVK from the coding sequence ATGAGGCACCGGTCCCGTAAGCGCCTGGGCCACCGGCTCGTGATCCTCGTGGGGGTCGTCTTCTTCGTCGGGCTCACGCTGTACCCCCTGGCGTACATGCTGTCGGGGTCGCTCAAGGAGCTCGGGGAGATCTACGGCGGCTTCGCCACCCTGCTGCCCCGCGATCCCACCCTGGACAACTACCGGCAGCTGCTGTTCAACAACACCCTCGACCAGACCAACTTCCTGGTCAACGCGCGCAACAGCGCGACCGTGGCGGCCATGACGATCGCGATGACCATGGCCGTCTCGGTGCCCGCCGCGTACGTGCTGGCCCGGCAGCACAACGCGGTGGTCACGGTGGTCCGGGGCTGGGTGCGCGTCGCGCAGGTCGTCGGTGGGATCGTCGTGATCATCCCGCTCTACCTGATCCTCCGTCAGCTCGACCTCATCGACACCCTCCTCGCCGTGTCCCTGGCGCAGACCATCCCGGCCTCGGCCTTCAGCATCTGGATGCTGGTCGCGTTCATCCGCCAGGTGCCGCACGAGACCGAGGAGGCCGCCCGGATCGACGGTGCCGGTGAGTGGCGCATCCTGCGGCACGTCATCGTCCCGCTCACCCGGCCGGGCATGGTCAGCGTCGTACTGGTCGTCTTCCTGATGTCCTGGAACGACTTCCTCAACCCGCTGATCCTGCTCAGCGACCCCTCGCGCTACACGGTCACCGTCGCGCTGTACACCTTCATCGGGCAGGTCGGTCAGATCTCCTGGGGGCAACTGCTCGGCTTCGGGCTGCTGAGCTGCGTACCGGCCCTGCTCGTGATCATCTTCGCGGAGCGGCACATCGTCCGCGGCCTGCTGGGCGGGGCGGTCAAGTGA